The following proteins are encoded in a genomic region of Arcobacter suis CECT 7833:
- the flhF gene encoding flagellar biosynthesis protein FlhF, whose amino-acid sequence MNMLSFLGETPTIALRQAQEECGEEAIVISTKKISTQQNGKDMYEVVVAVEDEQKKKNLQYTKTAISKATANSEAIKTQVYDFKEEILKMQSVLEQVQKSIWNPKSQLYDLTIPPEFASMYNIFEQNEFDQEMTYTIMKKTIKQLPIALKSNPKKVNDFFKLILRRVIPIKHEVPLRKHQRKIIMMVGPTGVGKTTTISKLAARYAYKLGQNYKVGIVTLDSFRVGAIEQLQAYTNIMRLPLEIVKKPEGLSEALLRLKDCNYIFIDTAGSSQYDIDKIELINEYQKRVEELPIEKILVLPANVKHSDLLEIYKNYSRLSIDYLTFTKLDETRSFGNLISFAHKTKKSITYFSIGQNVPDDLIVSDSTFLIDCFMNKQCIRR is encoded by the coding sequence ATGAATATGTTATCTTTTTTAGGAGAAACACCAACAATAGCACTACGTCAAGCACAAGAAGAATGTGGAGAAGAAGCTATTGTAATATCTACAAAAAAAATATCTACACAACAAAATGGAAAAGATATGTATGAAGTTGTTGTAGCAGTAGAAGATGAACAAAAAAAGAAAAATTTACAATATACAAAAACAGCTATTAGTAAAGCAACAGCTAATTCAGAAGCTATAAAAACACAAGTTTATGATTTTAAAGAAGAGATTCTTAAAATGCAAAGTGTTTTAGAACAAGTTCAAAAATCTATTTGGAATCCTAAAAGTCAATTGTATGATTTAACTATTCCTCCTGAATTTGCATCTATGTATAATATTTTTGAACAAAATGAGTTTGATCAAGAAATGACTTATACTATTATGAAAAAAACTATTAAACAATTACCTATTGCTTTAAAATCAAATCCAAAAAAAGTTAATGATTTTTTTAAATTGATTTTAAGAAGAGTAATACCAATAAAACATGAAGTTCCACTAAGAAAGCATCAAAGAAAGATAATAATGATGGTTGGACCAACTGGTGTTGGAAAAACTACAACAATTTCAAAATTAGCAGCAAGATATGCTTATAAATTAGGACAAAATTATAAAGTGGGAATTGTTACTCTTGATTCTTTTAGAGTTGGAGCAATTGAGCAATTACAAGCTTATACAAATATTATGAGATTGCCTTTAGAAATCGTAAAAAAACCTGAAGGATTATCAGAAGCACTTTTAAGATTAAAAGATTGTAATTATATTTTTATTGATACGGCAGGTTCTAGTCAATATGATATTGATAAAATTGAGCTTATAAATGAATATCAAAAAAGAGTTGAAGAGTTACCAATTGAGAAGATTTTAGTACTTCCTGCAAATGTAAAACATAGTGATTTATTAGAAATTTATAAAAACTATTCAAGACTTTCTATTGATTATTTAACTTTTACAAAATTGGATGAAACTCGTAGTTTTGGGAATCTTATTTCATTTGCCCATAAAACAAAAAAATCTATTACATACTTTTCTATTGGACAAAATGTACCAGATGATTTAATAGTTTCAGATTCTACTTTTTTAATTGATTGTTTTATGAATAAACAATGCATTAGGAGATAA
- a CDS encoding P-loop NTPase yields the protein MFDTISSQASKLVKLTNRVKKNYSKTKLITITSGKGGVGKSTFTANMAFLLSRRGFKVAVLDADIGLANMQVLFDIKPQNTLFEYIDGTKTLDEVISSTVYSNVYLIAGRSGYQYSSHRNSFVFSRIVKDIISLNDFDILLVDTGAGLNEYVKEFLSISDNILAITTTDPSALTDVYSLMKMLSLEKSKLMLSFNHTRNYQIGETIANSLINLGKKNSLNKDFMVEYIGNVSTSANISTTGRLRKLFANEFSSDETTKQLQLIIDKLLKNIH from the coding sequence TTGTTTGATACAATTTCTTCTCAAGCTAGTAAGTTAGTTAAACTTACTAATAGAGTAAAAAAAAACTACTCTAAAACTAAATTAATAACAATAACTTCTGGAAAAGGAGGAGTTGGAAAATCTACTTTTACTGCAAATATGGCTTTTTTACTTTCGCGTAGAGGTTTTAAAGTTGCTGTTTTAGATGCAGACATTGGTTTAGCCAATATGCAAGTTTTATTTGATATTAAACCTCAAAATACACTTTTTGAATATATTGATGGTACTAAAACTTTAGATGAAGTAATTTCTTCAACAGTTTATTCTAATGTGTATTTAATTGCAGGAAGAAGTGGTTATCAGTATAGTTCGCATAGAAATAGTTTTGTTTTTTCTAGAATTGTAAAAGATATTATTTCTTTGAATGATTTTGATATTTTACTTGTTGATACGGGTGCTGGATTAAATGAATATGTAAAAGAATTTTTATCAATTTCTGATAATATTTTAGCAATAACAACTACCGATCCTAGTGCTTTAACTGATGTATATTCTTTGATGAAAATGCTTTCTCTTGAAAAAAGCAAATTAATGCTGAGTTTCAATCATACTAGAAATTATCAAATAGGGGAAACAATAGCCAACTCTTTAATAAATTTGGGAAAAAAAAATAGTTTAAATAAAGATTTTATGGTAGAATATATAGGAAACGTTTCAACTTCTGCAAATATTTCTACAACAGGAAGACTTAGAAAATTATTTGCCAATGAATTTTCATCTGATGAAACAACAAAGCAGTTACAATTGATAATCGATAAGTTACTAAAAAATATTCATTAA
- the fliE gene encoding flagellar hook-basal body complex protein FliE, whose product MNISSITDSIGSLGLNTNSKALPSQDKSFQNMLNDAISEVNGDQVEGYNAMEGIATGKVTNLQEAVQKIEEAELSMKLALEVKNKALNAYKEIMRMQI is encoded by the coding sequence ATGAATATTTCTTCAATAACAGATTCAATAGGTTCTTTAGGTTTAAATACAAACAGTAAAGCACTACCAAGTCAAGATAAATCTTTTCAAAATATGTTAAATGATGCAATATCTGAGGTAAATGGTGATCAAGTAGAAGGATACAATGCTATGGAAGGTATCGCAACAGGAAAAGTTACTAATTTACAAGAAGCTGTTCAAAAAATAGAAGAAGCAGAATTATCTATGAAGTTAGCATTAGAAGTTAAAAATAAGGCTTTGAATGCGTATAAAGAAATTATGAGAATGCAAATTTAG
- a CDS encoding FliM/FliN family flagellar motor switch protein yields the protein MASDLSNIFKEELSNTLEQLLSKSSQIEAIVALVSDNFDSTQLVECVVKFDFKGISAKLTFFVPALTATKFEYLMLGGMGDLKEHIDDEITDAVNEIISNICGSFCTSVNAQGLPDIESIKSEVKSSTIVEGSSLEDKTNIYEIILSLDDEKLPIIIYFDEIILPFFSSITGVESEETKHTDSSTIVSNNNYNYPSTPTVQTPKNLELLYHIKLKLSVRLGTKVVLLKDILRWDVGEIIELEQMVNEPLEVLVNGVKIGVGEAVIVEGKFGLKIKKIGNEEFRLNHIGL from the coding sequence TTGGCATCAGATTTATCAAATATTTTTAAAGAAGAACTTTCAAATACTTTAGAACAACTATTATCAAAAAGCTCTCAAATTGAAGCTATTGTAGCTTTGGTGAGTGATAATTTTGATTCCACTCAACTAGTAGAATGTGTGGTTAAGTTTGATTTTAAGGGCATTTCTGCAAAGTTAACTTTTTTTGTGCCTGCACTTACTGCAACTAAATTTGAGTATTTAATGCTTGGTGGAATGGGAGATTTAAAAGAACATATAGATGATGAAATTACAGATGCTGTGAATGAAATCATTTCAAATATTTGTGGAAGCTTTTGTACATCTGTAAATGCACAAGGTTTACCTGATATTGAATCTATAAAATCAGAAGTAAAAAGTTCAACAATTGTTGAAGGTTCTTCTTTGGAAGATAAAACAAATATTTATGAAATAATTTTATCTTTAGATGATGAAAAACTACCAATTATTATATATTTTGATGAAATTATATTACCATTTTTCTCTTCAATTACAGGAGTTGAATCAGAAGAGACAAAACACACTGATTCTTCAACAATTGTTTCTAATAATAATTACAATTATCCAAGTACTCCAACTGTTCAAACACCAAAAAATCTTGAACTTTTATACCACATAAAATTAAAATTAAGTGTTCGATTAGGAACGAAAGTTGTTTTATTAAAAGACATTTTAAGATGGGATGTCGGAGAAATTATAGAACTTGAACAAATGGTAAACGAACCTTTAGAAGTTTTAGTAAATGGTGTAAAAATTGGAGTAGGTGAGGCTGTTATTGTTGAAGGTAAATTTGGACTTAAAATTAAAAAAATTGGAAATGAAGAGTTTAGGTTAAATCACATAGGCTTATAA
- a CDS encoding flagellin — MEIGRIAEIDNSKVNNLEKIQKVNSVDEKNKVIQEDEYKKALGTPDDAEKNEIILDNVRFGYNKSSKDFFVKVTRGDAEYKYPTEDMMKVKAYILQELEAQNK, encoded by the coding sequence ATGGAAATTGGAAGAATAGCAGAAATAGATAATTCTAAAGTTAATAATTTAGAAAAGATTCAAAAAGTTAATAGTGTTGATGAAAAAAATAAAGTAATTCAAGAAGATGAGTATAAAAAAGCATTAGGTACTCCAGATGATGCTGAAAAAAATGAGATAATTTTAGATAATGTAAGATTTGGATACAACAAAAGTTCAAAAGACTTTTTTGTAAAAGTAACAAGAGGTGACGCTGAATATAAATATCCAACTGAGGATATGATGAAAGTTAAAGCCTATATATTACAAGAGTTAGAAGCTCAAAATAAATAA
- a CDS encoding rod-binding protein, protein MEISSNNLVNKDILQVNKFDNVKQESLKDKDSEQLKKVCNDFESFFLNQIMDVSLRTTNIAGEGAGSDIIKGMYTQSIADSSTGSLGISTMLYEFLTQNNK, encoded by the coding sequence ATGGAAATAAGTAGTAATAATTTAGTAAATAAAGATATTTTACAGGTTAATAAATTTGATAATGTTAAACAAGAAAGCCTAAAAGATAAAGATTCTGAACAGTTAAAAAAAGTTTGTAATGATTTTGAATCATTTTTCTTAAACCAGATTATGGATGTATCATTAAGAACAACAAATATTGCAGGAGAAGGTGCGGGTTCTGATATAATAAAAGGAATGTATACTCAGTCTATAGCAGATAGTTCTACTGGAAGTTTAGGAATTAGTACTATGTTATATGAGTTTTTAACACAAAATAATAAATAA